In a single window of the Lagenorhynchus albirostris chromosome 19, mLagAlb1.1, whole genome shotgun sequence genome:
- the DNAAF3 gene encoding dynein axonemal assembly factor 3 isoform X1, translating to MTTPAGSGTGFGSVSWWGLSPAVDLQAESPPVDPDSQADTEHGTPELNVLLLGSVDGRHLLRTLTRAALWPRRRFRFYVLENNMEAVARHMLIFSLALEDPEKMGLQERSETFLEVWGNALLRPSVAAFVRTQADRLARLVPEPDRLAEQLPWLSLGALKFRERDALEAVFRFWAGGEKGPEAFPMSRLWDSRLRHYLGSRYDARRGVSDWDLHMKLHDRGARVIHTSEFRRWRDTGVAFELRDSSAYHVPNRTLASGRLLSHRGERVAARGYWGDIVTGPFVAFGIEADDETLLKTSNDRGRDHAAQRDGAVPRDGRLGAPESHPGRPRAGARRRGWKPGACGLVCKMGLCVPGQSSQNFPGICLRGRMRKGLKTDKASHLQVLSVCLTLPVFPSPAAPVPESFTVHFLSLGSAQTLHHKSCYKGRFQLLYVACGMVHLLSPELGACVAPGGRLIVELAQFLVDLRQEQLQGFSTRVGELAQAAGFAPQPGARSSQTFARFYKARDSAPSHKDPAVGSGTPPPEVLAPPLEATNPPPEDLTQPLEGGIPPSEPLKRLSESQASLLEALVPPTGSQTPKPESDCTSGDQLPNP from the exons ATGACCACACCAGCGGGCTCGGGCACTGGCTTCGGCTCTGTGTCCTGGTGGGGCCTGTCCCCGGCGGTTGACCTGCAGGCTGAGA GTCCTCCTGTGGACCCAGACTCACAGGCCGATACAGAGCACGGGACCCCCGAGCTAAATGTGCTGCTGTTGGGCTCCGTGGATGGGCGACACCTGCTACGGACCCTGACCCGGGCGGCTCTCTGGCCTCGAAGGAGGTTCCGT TTTTATGTGCTGGAGAATAATATGGAAGCTGTAGCCCGACACATGCTGATTTTCAGCCTAGCCCTGGAGGATCCTGAGAAGATGGGGTTGCAAG AGAGGAGCGAGACCTTCCTAGAGGTGTGGGGGAACGCACTGCTGCGCCCCTCTGTGGCCGCCTTCGTGCGCACCCAGGCCGACCGCCTGGCTCGCCTCGTCCCGGAGCCCGATCGCCTGGCGGAGCAGCTGCCCTGGCTCAGCCTGGGCGCCCTCAAG TTCCGCGAGCGCGACGCCCTGGAGGCCGTGTTTCGTTTCTGGGCCGGAGGGGAGAAGGGGCCCGAGGCTTTCCCCATGAGCCGCCTGTGGGACTCGAGGCTGCGCCACTACCTGGGCTCCCGGTACGACGCCCGGCGCGGTGTCAGCGACTGGGACCTGCACATGAAGCTGCACGATCGcggg GCCCGAGTCATCCACACCAGTGAGTTCCGGCGCTGGAGGGACACAGGAGTCGCCTTTGAACTCAGAGACTCCAGCGCTTATCACGTGCCCAACCGGACCCTGGCGTCCGGTCGCCTCCTGAGCCAC CGCGGGGAGCGTGTAGCAGCGCGCGGGTACTGGGGGGACATCGTCACAGGGCCCTTCGTGGCCTTCGGCATCGAAGCGGACGACGAGACCCTCCTGAAGACCAGCAACG ACCGCGGGCGAGATCACGCAGCACAACGTGACGGAGCTGTTCCGAGAGATGGCCGCCTGGGAGCGCCCGAGAGCCACCCAGGGAGACCCCGCGCAGGTGCAAGGCGACGCGGATGGAAGCCCGGAGCCTG TGGcctggtctgtaaaatgggtctctGTGTGCCAGGCCAATCCTCCCAGAATTTTCCAGGAATCTGCCTAAGAGGAAGGATGAGAAAGGGCTTGAAGACGGACAAGGCGAGTCATCTCCAAGTTTTGTCTGTTTGCCTAACCCTGCCAGTCTTCCCTTCCCCAGCAGCCCCTGTCCCGGAATCCTTCACTGTCCACTTCCTGTCCCTCGGTTCTGCCCAGACCCTCCACCACAAGAGCTGCTACAAGGGACGGTTCCAGCTTCTCTACGTGGCTTGTGG GATGGTCCATCTTCTCAGCCCTGAGCTCGGTGCCTGCGTGGCCCCCGGCGGACGCCTCATTGTAGAATTAGCCCA GTTCCTAGTGGACCTGCGGCAGGAGCAGCTGCAGGGGTTCTCCACCCGGGTCGGGGAGCTAGCACAGGCGGCTGGATTCGCCCCACAGCCGGGTGCCAGGAGCTCGCAGACCTTCGCGCGCTTCTACAAGGCCAGAGACTCTGCTCCCAGCCACAAGGACCCAGCTGTGGGATCTGGGACTCCGCCCCCTGAAGTCCTGGCCCCGCCCCTTGAGGCAACCAACCCTCCCCCCGAGGACCTGACCCAGCCCCTTGAAGGCGGGATCCCACCCTCTGAACCCCTCAAACGGCTCTCAGAGTCTCAGGCTTCACTGTTGGAGGCTTTGGTTCCACCCACAGGGAGTCAGACCCCCAAACCAGAGTCTGACTGTACCTCCGGAGACCAACTCCCCAATCCCTAA
- the DNAAF3 gene encoding dynein axonemal assembly factor 3 isoform X5 → MTTPAGSGTGFGSVSWWGLSPAVDLQAESPPVDPDSQADTEHGTPELNVLLLGSVDGRHLLRTLTRAALWPRRRFRFYVLENNMEAVARHMLIFSLALEDPEKMGLQERSETFLEVWGNALLRPSVAAFVRTQADRLARLVPEPDRLAEQLPWLSLGALKFRERDALEAVFRFWAGGEKGPEAFPMSRLWDSRLRHYLGSRYDARRGVSDWDLHMKLHDRGARVIHTSEFRRWRDTGVAFELRDSSAYHVPNRTLASGRLLSHRGERVAARGYWGDIVTGPFVAFGIEADDETLLKTSNGQPIKTAGEITQHNVTELFREMAAWERPRATQGDPAQVQGDADGSPEPAPVPESFTVHFLSLGSAQTLHHKSCYKGRFQLLYVACGMVHLLSPELGACVAPGGRLIVELAQFLVDLRQEQLQGFSTRVGELAQAAGFAPQPGARSSQTFARFYKARDSAPSHKDPAVGSGTPPPEVLAPPLEATNPPPEDLTQPLEGGIPPSEPLKRLSESQASLLEALVPPTGSQTPKPESDCTSGDQLPNP, encoded by the exons ATGACCACACCAGCGGGCTCGGGCACTGGCTTCGGCTCTGTGTCCTGGTGGGGCCTGTCCCCGGCGGTTGACCTGCAGGCTGAGA GTCCTCCTGTGGACCCAGACTCACAGGCCGATACAGAGCACGGGACCCCCGAGCTAAATGTGCTGCTGTTGGGCTCCGTGGATGGGCGACACCTGCTACGGACCCTGACCCGGGCGGCTCTCTGGCCTCGAAGGAGGTTCCGT TTTTATGTGCTGGAGAATAATATGGAAGCTGTAGCCCGACACATGCTGATTTTCAGCCTAGCCCTGGAGGATCCTGAGAAGATGGGGTTGCAAG AGAGGAGCGAGACCTTCCTAGAGGTGTGGGGGAACGCACTGCTGCGCCCCTCTGTGGCCGCCTTCGTGCGCACCCAGGCCGACCGCCTGGCTCGCCTCGTCCCGGAGCCCGATCGCCTGGCGGAGCAGCTGCCCTGGCTCAGCCTGGGCGCCCTCAAG TTCCGCGAGCGCGACGCCCTGGAGGCCGTGTTTCGTTTCTGGGCCGGAGGGGAGAAGGGGCCCGAGGCTTTCCCCATGAGCCGCCTGTGGGACTCGAGGCTGCGCCACTACCTGGGCTCCCGGTACGACGCCCGGCGCGGTGTCAGCGACTGGGACCTGCACATGAAGCTGCACGATCGcggg GCCCGAGTCATCCACACCAGTGAGTTCCGGCGCTGGAGGGACACAGGAGTCGCCTTTGAACTCAGAGACTCCAGCGCTTATCACGTGCCCAACCGGACCCTGGCGTCCGGTCGCCTCCTGAGCCAC CGCGGGGAGCGTGTAGCAGCGCGCGGGTACTGGGGGGACATCGTCACAGGGCCCTTCGTGGCCTTCGGCATCGAAGCGGACGACGAGACCCTCCTGAAGACCAGCAACGGTCAGCCTATCAAG ACCGCGGGCGAGATCACGCAGCACAACGTGACGGAGCTGTTCCGAGAGATGGCCGCCTGGGAGCGCCCGAGAGCCACCCAGGGAGACCCCGCGCAGGTGCAAGGCGACGCGGATGGAAGCCCGGAGCCTG CCCCTGTCCCGGAATCCTTCACTGTCCACTTCCTGTCCCTCGGTTCTGCCCAGACCCTCCACCACAAGAGCTGCTACAAGGGACGGTTCCAGCTTCTCTACGTGGCTTGTGG GATGGTCCATCTTCTCAGCCCTGAGCTCGGTGCCTGCGTGGCCCCCGGCGGACGCCTCATTGTAGAATTAGCCCA GTTCCTAGTGGACCTGCGGCAGGAGCAGCTGCAGGGGTTCTCCACCCGGGTCGGGGAGCTAGCACAGGCGGCTGGATTCGCCCCACAGCCGGGTGCCAGGAGCTCGCAGACCTTCGCGCGCTTCTACAAGGCCAGAGACTCTGCTCCCAGCCACAAGGACCCAGCTGTGGGATCTGGGACTCCGCCCCCTGAAGTCCTGGCCCCGCCCCTTGAGGCAACCAACCCTCCCCCCGAGGACCTGACCCAGCCCCTTGAAGGCGGGATCCCACCCTCTGAACCCCTCAAACGGCTCTCAGAGTCTCAGGCTTCACTGTTGGAGGCTTTGGTTCCACCCACAGGGAGTCAGACCCCCAAACCAGAGTCTGACTGTACCTCCGGAGACCAACTCCCCAATCCCTAA
- the DNAAF3 gene encoding dynein axonemal assembly factor 3 isoform X2 codes for MAAEPARPEPVLRNGRGHNSPPVDPDSQADTEHGTPELNVLLLGSVDGRHLLRTLTRAALWPRRRFRFYVLENNMEAVARHMLIFSLALEDPEKMGLQERSETFLEVWGNALLRPSVAAFVRTQADRLARLVPEPDRLAEQLPWLSLGALKFRERDALEAVFRFWAGGEKGPEAFPMSRLWDSRLRHYLGSRYDARRGVSDWDLHMKLHDRGARVIHTSEFRRWRDTGVAFELRDSSAYHVPNRTLASGRLLSHRGERVAARGYWGDIVTGPFVAFGIEADDETLLKTSNDRGRDHAAQRDGAVPRDGRLGAPESHPGRPRAGARRRGWKPGACGLVCKMGLCVPGQSSQNFPGICLRGRMRKGLKTDKASHLQVLSVCLTLPVFPSPAAPVPESFTVHFLSLGSAQTLHHKSCYKGRFQLLYVACGMVHLLSPELGACVAPGGRLIVELAQFLVDLRQEQLQGFSTRVGELAQAAGFAPQPGARSSQTFARFYKARDSAPSHKDPAVGSGTPPPEVLAPPLEATNPPPEDLTQPLEGGIPPSEPLKRLSESQASLLEALVPPTGSQTPKPESDCTSGDQLPNP; via the exons atggccgctgagcctgcgcgtccggagcctgtgctccgcaatgggagaggccacaaca GTCCTCCTGTGGACCCAGACTCACAGGCCGATACAGAGCACGGGACCCCCGAGCTAAATGTGCTGCTGTTGGGCTCCGTGGATGGGCGACACCTGCTACGGACCCTGACCCGGGCGGCTCTCTGGCCTCGAAGGAGGTTCCGT TTTTATGTGCTGGAGAATAATATGGAAGCTGTAGCCCGACACATGCTGATTTTCAGCCTAGCCCTGGAGGATCCTGAGAAGATGGGGTTGCAAG AGAGGAGCGAGACCTTCCTAGAGGTGTGGGGGAACGCACTGCTGCGCCCCTCTGTGGCCGCCTTCGTGCGCACCCAGGCCGACCGCCTGGCTCGCCTCGTCCCGGAGCCCGATCGCCTGGCGGAGCAGCTGCCCTGGCTCAGCCTGGGCGCCCTCAAG TTCCGCGAGCGCGACGCCCTGGAGGCCGTGTTTCGTTTCTGGGCCGGAGGGGAGAAGGGGCCCGAGGCTTTCCCCATGAGCCGCCTGTGGGACTCGAGGCTGCGCCACTACCTGGGCTCCCGGTACGACGCCCGGCGCGGTGTCAGCGACTGGGACCTGCACATGAAGCTGCACGATCGcggg GCCCGAGTCATCCACACCAGTGAGTTCCGGCGCTGGAGGGACACAGGAGTCGCCTTTGAACTCAGAGACTCCAGCGCTTATCACGTGCCCAACCGGACCCTGGCGTCCGGTCGCCTCCTGAGCCAC CGCGGGGAGCGTGTAGCAGCGCGCGGGTACTGGGGGGACATCGTCACAGGGCCCTTCGTGGCCTTCGGCATCGAAGCGGACGACGAGACCCTCCTGAAGACCAGCAACG ACCGCGGGCGAGATCACGCAGCACAACGTGACGGAGCTGTTCCGAGAGATGGCCGCCTGGGAGCGCCCGAGAGCCACCCAGGGAGACCCCGCGCAGGTGCAAGGCGACGCGGATGGAAGCCCGGAGCCTG TGGcctggtctgtaaaatgggtctctGTGTGCCAGGCCAATCCTCCCAGAATTTTCCAGGAATCTGCCTAAGAGGAAGGATGAGAAAGGGCTTGAAGACGGACAAGGCGAGTCATCTCCAAGTTTTGTCTGTTTGCCTAACCCTGCCAGTCTTCCCTTCCCCAGCAGCCCCTGTCCCGGAATCCTTCACTGTCCACTTCCTGTCCCTCGGTTCTGCCCAGACCCTCCACCACAAGAGCTGCTACAAGGGACGGTTCCAGCTTCTCTACGTGGCTTGTGG GATGGTCCATCTTCTCAGCCCTGAGCTCGGTGCCTGCGTGGCCCCCGGCGGACGCCTCATTGTAGAATTAGCCCA GTTCCTAGTGGACCTGCGGCAGGAGCAGCTGCAGGGGTTCTCCACCCGGGTCGGGGAGCTAGCACAGGCGGCTGGATTCGCCCCACAGCCGGGTGCCAGGAGCTCGCAGACCTTCGCGCGCTTCTACAAGGCCAGAGACTCTGCTCCCAGCCACAAGGACCCAGCTGTGGGATCTGGGACTCCGCCCCCTGAAGTCCTGGCCCCGCCCCTTGAGGCAACCAACCCTCCCCCCGAGGACCTGACCCAGCCCCTTGAAGGCGGGATCCCACCCTCTGAACCCCTCAAACGGCTCTCAGAGTCTCAGGCTTCACTGTTGGAGGCTTTGGTTCCACCCACAGGGAGTCAGACCCCCAAACCAGAGTCTGACTGTACCTCCGGAGACCAACTCCCCAATCCCTAA
- the DNAAF3 gene encoding dynein axonemal assembly factor 3 isoform X3 — MTTPAGSGTGFGSVSWWGLSPAVDLQAESPPVDPDSQADTEHGTPELNVLLLGSVDGRHLLRTLTRAALWPRRRFRFYVLENNMEAVARHMLIFSLALEDPEKMGLQERSETFLEVWGNALLRPSVAAFVRTQADRLARLVPEPDRLAEQLPWLSLGALKFRERDALEAVFRFWAGGEKGPEAFPMSRLWDSRLRHYLGSRYDARRGVSDWDLHMKLHDRGARVIHTSEFRRWRDTGVAFELRDSSAYHVPNRTLASGRLLSHRGERVAARGYWGDIVTGPFVAFGIEADDETLLKTSNDRGRDHAAQRDGAVPRDGRLGAPESHPGRPRAGARRRGWKPGACGLVCKMGLCVPGQSSQNFPGICLRGRMRKGLKTDKTLHHKSCYKGRFQLLYVACGMVHLLSPELGACVAPGGRLIVELAQFLVDLRQEQLQGFSTRVGELAQAAGFAPQPGARSSQTFARFYKARDSAPSHKDPAVGSGTPPPEVLAPPLEATNPPPEDLTQPLEGGIPPSEPLKRLSESQASLLEALVPPTGSQTPKPESDCTSGDQLPNP, encoded by the exons ATGACCACACCAGCGGGCTCGGGCACTGGCTTCGGCTCTGTGTCCTGGTGGGGCCTGTCCCCGGCGGTTGACCTGCAGGCTGAGA GTCCTCCTGTGGACCCAGACTCACAGGCCGATACAGAGCACGGGACCCCCGAGCTAAATGTGCTGCTGTTGGGCTCCGTGGATGGGCGACACCTGCTACGGACCCTGACCCGGGCGGCTCTCTGGCCTCGAAGGAGGTTCCGT TTTTATGTGCTGGAGAATAATATGGAAGCTGTAGCCCGACACATGCTGATTTTCAGCCTAGCCCTGGAGGATCCTGAGAAGATGGGGTTGCAAG AGAGGAGCGAGACCTTCCTAGAGGTGTGGGGGAACGCACTGCTGCGCCCCTCTGTGGCCGCCTTCGTGCGCACCCAGGCCGACCGCCTGGCTCGCCTCGTCCCGGAGCCCGATCGCCTGGCGGAGCAGCTGCCCTGGCTCAGCCTGGGCGCCCTCAAG TTCCGCGAGCGCGACGCCCTGGAGGCCGTGTTTCGTTTCTGGGCCGGAGGGGAGAAGGGGCCCGAGGCTTTCCCCATGAGCCGCCTGTGGGACTCGAGGCTGCGCCACTACCTGGGCTCCCGGTACGACGCCCGGCGCGGTGTCAGCGACTGGGACCTGCACATGAAGCTGCACGATCGcggg GCCCGAGTCATCCACACCAGTGAGTTCCGGCGCTGGAGGGACACAGGAGTCGCCTTTGAACTCAGAGACTCCAGCGCTTATCACGTGCCCAACCGGACCCTGGCGTCCGGTCGCCTCCTGAGCCAC CGCGGGGAGCGTGTAGCAGCGCGCGGGTACTGGGGGGACATCGTCACAGGGCCCTTCGTGGCCTTCGGCATCGAAGCGGACGACGAGACCCTCCTGAAGACCAGCAACG ACCGCGGGCGAGATCACGCAGCACAACGTGACGGAGCTGTTCCGAGAGATGGCCGCCTGGGAGCGCCCGAGAGCCACCCAGGGAGACCCCGCGCAGGTGCAAGGCGACGCGGATGGAAGCCCGGAGCCTG TGGcctggtctgtaaaatgggtctctGTGTGCCAGGCCAATCCTCCCAGAATTTTCCAGGAATCTGCCTAAGAGGAAGGATGAGAAAGGGCTTGAAGACGGACAAG ACCCTCCACCACAAGAGCTGCTACAAGGGACGGTTCCAGCTTCTCTACGTGGCTTGTGG GATGGTCCATCTTCTCAGCCCTGAGCTCGGTGCCTGCGTGGCCCCCGGCGGACGCCTCATTGTAGAATTAGCCCA GTTCCTAGTGGACCTGCGGCAGGAGCAGCTGCAGGGGTTCTCCACCCGGGTCGGGGAGCTAGCACAGGCGGCTGGATTCGCCCCACAGCCGGGTGCCAGGAGCTCGCAGACCTTCGCGCGCTTCTACAAGGCCAGAGACTCTGCTCCCAGCCACAAGGACCCAGCTGTGGGATCTGGGACTCCGCCCCCTGAAGTCCTGGCCCCGCCCCTTGAGGCAACCAACCCTCCCCCCGAGGACCTGACCCAGCCCCTTGAAGGCGGGATCCCACCCTCTGAACCCCTCAAACGGCTCTCAGAGTCTCAGGCTTCACTGTTGGAGGCTTTGGTTCCACCCACAGGGAGTCAGACCCCCAAACCAGAGTCTGACTGTACCTCCGGAGACCAACTCCCCAATCCCTAA
- the DNAAF3 gene encoding dynein axonemal assembly factor 3 isoform X4, with amino-acid sequence MTTPAGSGTGFGSVSWWGLSPAVDLQAESPPVDPDSQADTEHGTPELNVLLLGSVDGRHLLRTLTRAALWPRRRFRFYVLENNMEAVARHMLIFSLALEDPEKMGLQERSETFLEVWGNALLRPSVAAFVRTQADRLARLVPEPDRLAEQLPWLSLGALKFRERDALEAVFRFWAGGEKGPEAFPMSRLWDSRLRHYLGSRYDARRGVSDWDLHMKLHDRGARVIHTSEFRRWRDTGVAFELRDSSAYHVPNRTLASGRLLSHRGERVAARGYWGDIVTGPFVAFGIEADDETLLKTSNGQPIKTAGEITQHNVTELFREMAAWERPRATQGDPAQVQGDADGSPEPAAPVPESFTVHFLSLGSAQTLHHKSCYKGRFQLLYVACGMVHLLSPELGACVAPGGRLIVELAQFLVDLRQEQLQGFSTRVGELAQAAGFAPQPGARSSQTFARFYKARDSAPSHKDPAVGSGTPPPEVLAPPLEATNPPPEDLTQPLEGGIPPSEPLKRLSESQASLLEALVPPTGSQTPKPESDCTSGDQLPNP; translated from the exons ATGACCACACCAGCGGGCTCGGGCACTGGCTTCGGCTCTGTGTCCTGGTGGGGCCTGTCCCCGGCGGTTGACCTGCAGGCTGAGA GTCCTCCTGTGGACCCAGACTCACAGGCCGATACAGAGCACGGGACCCCCGAGCTAAATGTGCTGCTGTTGGGCTCCGTGGATGGGCGACACCTGCTACGGACCCTGACCCGGGCGGCTCTCTGGCCTCGAAGGAGGTTCCGT TTTTATGTGCTGGAGAATAATATGGAAGCTGTAGCCCGACACATGCTGATTTTCAGCCTAGCCCTGGAGGATCCTGAGAAGATGGGGTTGCAAG AGAGGAGCGAGACCTTCCTAGAGGTGTGGGGGAACGCACTGCTGCGCCCCTCTGTGGCCGCCTTCGTGCGCACCCAGGCCGACCGCCTGGCTCGCCTCGTCCCGGAGCCCGATCGCCTGGCGGAGCAGCTGCCCTGGCTCAGCCTGGGCGCCCTCAAG TTCCGCGAGCGCGACGCCCTGGAGGCCGTGTTTCGTTTCTGGGCCGGAGGGGAGAAGGGGCCCGAGGCTTTCCCCATGAGCCGCCTGTGGGACTCGAGGCTGCGCCACTACCTGGGCTCCCGGTACGACGCCCGGCGCGGTGTCAGCGACTGGGACCTGCACATGAAGCTGCACGATCGcggg GCCCGAGTCATCCACACCAGTGAGTTCCGGCGCTGGAGGGACACAGGAGTCGCCTTTGAACTCAGAGACTCCAGCGCTTATCACGTGCCCAACCGGACCCTGGCGTCCGGTCGCCTCCTGAGCCAC CGCGGGGAGCGTGTAGCAGCGCGCGGGTACTGGGGGGACATCGTCACAGGGCCCTTCGTGGCCTTCGGCATCGAAGCGGACGACGAGACCCTCCTGAAGACCAGCAACGGTCAGCCTATCAAG ACCGCGGGCGAGATCACGCAGCACAACGTGACGGAGCTGTTCCGAGAGATGGCCGCCTGGGAGCGCCCGAGAGCCACCCAGGGAGACCCCGCGCAGGTGCAAGGCGACGCGGATGGAAGCCCGGAGCCTG CAGCCCCTGTCCCGGAATCCTTCACTGTCCACTTCCTGTCCCTCGGTTCTGCCCAGACCCTCCACCACAAGAGCTGCTACAAGGGACGGTTCCAGCTTCTCTACGTGGCTTGTGG GATGGTCCATCTTCTCAGCCCTGAGCTCGGTGCCTGCGTGGCCCCCGGCGGACGCCTCATTGTAGAATTAGCCCA GTTCCTAGTGGACCTGCGGCAGGAGCAGCTGCAGGGGTTCTCCACCCGGGTCGGGGAGCTAGCACAGGCGGCTGGATTCGCCCCACAGCCGGGTGCCAGGAGCTCGCAGACCTTCGCGCGCTTCTACAAGGCCAGAGACTCTGCTCCCAGCCACAAGGACCCAGCTGTGGGATCTGGGACTCCGCCCCCTGAAGTCCTGGCCCCGCCCCTTGAGGCAACCAACCCTCCCCCCGAGGACCTGACCCAGCCCCTTGAAGGCGGGATCCCACCCTCTGAACCCCTCAAACGGCTCTCAGAGTCTCAGGCTTCACTGTTGGAGGCTTTGGTTCCACCCACAGGGAGTCAGACCCCCAAACCAGAGTCTGACTGTACCTCCGGAGACCAACTCCCCAATCCCTAA